Proteins encoded in a region of the Dehalogenimonas sp. THU2 genome:
- a CDS encoding glycerol-3-phosphate acyltransferase, which translates to MLNGIAIVVAAYFIGAFPHLLILARLHRIEPVGDLHIALWQKAGAQWGLIAIAIDVGKGALAVWMAGWLDFDIAIVVFCALAATAGQMWTVFRRFNGEKGNTTAFGAALALAVTPAAIALIPVVLALVGKLVRALRQKGISMEQTFRLGAGQSNALPVAVALTFILLPIVAWLLGEPRPVIWGFAGLAVMILFRRITAGLNADLKTGTSLWRIFWWRLLLDRAV; encoded by the coding sequence TTGTTGAACGGCATCGCCATCGTCGTCGCCGCCTATTTCATCGGCGCTTTCCCGCATCTGCTCATTCTGGCTAGGCTGCACCGCATCGAACCAGTCGGTGACCTCCATATCGCACTTTGGCAGAAGGCCGGGGCGCAATGGGGTTTGATCGCTATCGCCATCGACGTCGGCAAAGGGGCTCTGGCGGTCTGGATGGCGGGGTGGCTGGATTTCGACATCGCGATCGTCGTTTTCTGCGCTTTGGCCGCGACCGCCGGTCAGATGTGGACGGTATTCCGGCGCTTCAACGGTGAAAAGGGCAATACCACCGCCTTTGGTGCCGCCCTGGCTCTGGCGGTCACGCCGGCGGCTATCGCGCTCATTCCGGTAGTGTTGGCTCTGGTCGGCAAGCTGGTCAGAGCACTACGGCAGAAAGGCATATCCATGGAACAAACTTTCAGGCTCGGCGCCGGCCAGAGCAATGCCCTGCCTGTGGCCGTGGCGCTGACATTTATCCTGCTGCCTATCGTCGCCTGGCTACTGGGCGAACCTCGTCCGGTGATATGGGGCTTCGCCGGTCTGGCAGTAATGATACTCTTCAGGAGAATCACCGCGGGACTGAATGCAGACCTAAAAACCGGCACCAGCCTCTGGCGCATCTTCTGGTGGCGGCTGCTGCTGGACCGCGCCGTTTGA
- a CDS encoding glycosyltransferase family 39 protein, with protein MSKFKEKFARFRRWPHAWLAIILVVSFISHLGLLWFPNEMVLDEAYYVEAGREYLQQGELQQAEHPPLAKLFITAGMQIFGDNPFGWRIMPAVFGLITIFFFYLICRELKFSNLVTNVATAMVAFENSIYLMASVAMLDIFTVALMLGGFWAYLARKYPAAVALLALAALCKLTAIFGVTAIGLHWLFFRRDRALTLAASGLAAYVGVLLLIPGLEFILTGEWSNPLERAATLVSVPTTITFENSTHPSAVHPWQWVLGYQVMPFWWSPQYISAVNPTVWALTIPVFIWTAWLGIRRKHETAFFAAAWIFATLIVWIVIGYITDRITYIFYFVPIVGGIVVGIAVFMEKALEWARRPSAQFLATQIQASADAIDIEDLTLETQAEVIEAEILPDTELIEEPPPVEIQALTDEDIPEDIRLQTKKRLKLVYWGIGIFLAAHLLFFLALSPFTGLWPVSQG; from the coding sequence ATGAGTAAATTCAAAGAAAAATTCGCCCGTTTCCGTCGCTGGCCTCACGCGTGGCTGGCTATTATCCTGGTCGTTTCCTTCATATCGCATCTGGGGCTCCTGTGGTTCCCAAACGAGATGGTACTCGATGAAGCCTATTATGTAGAGGCGGGGCGGGAATATCTCCAGCAAGGAGAACTCCAACAGGCGGAACACCCGCCGCTGGCAAAATTGTTTATCACCGCCGGGATGCAGATCTTTGGCGATAACCCTTTTGGCTGGCGAATCATGCCGGCGGTTTTCGGCCTTATCACCATCTTCTTCTTCTACCTCATCTGCCGTGAGTTGAAGTTTTCCAATCTGGTCACCAACGTAGCGACAGCCATGGTCGCTTTCGAGAATTCGATCTATCTAATGGCCAGCGTAGCCATGCTGGATATCTTCACCGTAGCGCTCATGCTGGGCGGTTTCTGGGCTTACCTCGCCCGTAAATACCCCGCCGCGGTCGCCCTGCTGGCGCTGGCCGCCCTGTGTAAGCTCACCGCCATCTTCGGTGTCACGGCCATCGGATTGCACTGGCTTTTCTTCCGCCGGGACCGCGCCCTGACACTGGCTGCTTCCGGCCTGGCCGCCTATGTCGGTGTGCTGCTCCTGATACCGGGGCTGGAATTCATCCTCACCGGAGAATGGTCCAATCCACTGGAACGCGCCGCCACCCTTGTCAGTGTCCCGACCACGATTACGTTCGAAAACTCTACCCATCCCTCCGCCGTCCACCCGTGGCAATGGGTACTGGGGTACCAGGTGATGCCTTTCTGGTGGAGTCCGCAGTATATCAGCGCGGTCAACCCCACCGTCTGGGCACTGACGATACCGGTCTTCATCTGGACCGCCTGGCTGGGCATCAGGCGCAAACACGAAACGGCTTTCTTCGCCGCCGCCTGGATCTTCGCCACGCTGATCGTCTGGATCGTCATCGGCTATATCACCGATCGCATCACCTATATCTTCTATTTCGTCCCAATCGTTGGCGGAATAGTGGTGGGAATCGCGGTATTCATGGAAAAGGCGCTGGAATGGGCGCGCCGGCCGTCGGCTCAGTTTTTGGCAACCCAAATCCAGGCTTCAGCCGATGCCATTGACATCGAGGATTTAACGCTTGAAACTCAGGCTGAGGTCATCGAAGCAGAGATCTTGCCCGATACCGAGCTTATCGAAGAACCGCCACCGGTTGAGATCCAAGCTCTCACCGACGAAGACATACCAGAGGACATCCGCCTACAAACCAAAAAACGCCTGAAACTGGTCTATTGGGGCATCGGCATATTTTTAGCAGCCCACCTGCTCTTTTTCCTGGCACTGTCGCCCTTTACCGGACTATGGCCGGTCAGTCAGGGTTAA